Proteins from one Bos taurus isolate L1 Dominette 01449 registration number 42190680 breed Hereford chromosome 7, ARS-UCD2.0, whole genome shotgun sequence genomic window:
- the LOC112447392 gene encoding ER membrane protein complex subunit 5-like encodes MAPSLWKGLVGIGLFALTHAAFSAAQHRSYMRLTEKEDESLPIDTVLQTLLAFAVTCYGIVHIAGEFKDMDATSELKNKTFDTLRNHPSFYVFNHRGRVLFRPSDTTNSSNQDVLSSNTSLKLRKLESLHR; translated from the coding sequence ATGGCGCCGTCGCTATGGAAGGGGTTGGTGGGCATCGGCCTCTTTGCCCTAACCCACGCAGCCTTTTCCGCTGCGCAGCATCGTTCTTATATGCGATTaacagaaaaggaagatgaatCACTGCCAATAGATACAGTTCTTCAGACACTTCTGGCCTTTGCAGTTACCTGTTATGGTATAGTTCATATTGCAGGGGAGTTTAAAGACATGGATGCCACTTCAGAActaaaaaataagacatttgaCACACTAAGGAATCACccatcattttatgtatttaatcaTCGTGGTCGAGTACTGTTCCGGCCTTCGGATACAACAAATTCTTCAAACCAAGATGTATTGTCCTCTAACACATCACTGAAGTTACGAAAACTTGAATCACTGCATCGTTAA